Proteins from one Lewinella sp. 4G2 genomic window:
- a CDS encoding RluA family pseudouridine synthase, with amino-acid sequence MPPNHSNPIILPLFKTTFLHPLPSDATPTPPPARFTYPFHYAPHELAKQAAADLQRHLLTQTDWDYNFGLTPEDEPEGQGKMFGVLVVQNQAGELHYLAAYSGKLAESNHLPGFVPPVYDILDAEGFYKAGEKEVNALTERIETLEAAPVLQQAKADLQLAEEQSVREIAAEKLARKQAKVERDLRRQSASHLPPDALKELEEQLAQESVTRSFALKDLTRAWKEKVARLREELRRLQDMITQLKLERKNMSNDLQARIFQQYRFLDANGAVRDLLDIFGETVFKIPPAGAGECAAPKLLQYAYLHGLQPIVMAEFWWGKSPKSAVRKHGRYYPACRGKCLPILTHMLVGLDVDPNPMAENPAAGKDLPVVYEDDDLLIVNKPAGFLSVPGKLIEDSVQSRMEQRFPEARNHLIVHRLDMSTSGLLLLTKKKEIHLKLQQQFFKRSIKKRYVALLESVPAQTEGFIDLPLAGDFEDRPRQIVDFENGKTSRTRFAVTEVLHDGRARVNLWPLTGRTHQLRVHCAHYKGLNAAIVGDELYGVIGGRLCLHAEELSFVHPGTGEEMTFLEPAEF; translated from the coding sequence TTGCCCCCAAACCACTCCAACCCCATCATCCTTCCCCTTTTCAAAACCACCTTCCTCCACCCGCTCCCGTCGGACGCCACCCCAACCCCGCCACCCGCCCGGTTCACCTACCCCTTCCACTACGCCCCCCACGAACTGGCGAAGCAGGCCGCGGCCGATCTCCAGCGCCACCTCCTCACCCAAACGGATTGGGACTACAACTTCGGCCTCACCCCGGAAGATGAGCCAGAGGGCCAGGGGAAGATGTTCGGCGTACTCGTCGTGCAGAACCAGGCCGGAGAACTCCACTACCTCGCCGCCTACTCCGGTAAACTCGCCGAATCCAACCACCTCCCCGGTTTCGTACCCCCGGTGTATGACATACTCGACGCGGAGGGCTTCTACAAGGCCGGAGAAAAAGAAGTGAACGCCCTAACCGAAAGGATCGAAACGCTGGAGGCCGCCCCCGTACTCCAGCAAGCCAAAGCGGATTTGCAATTGGCGGAAGAACAATCCGTACGGGAGATCGCGGCGGAGAAATTGGCCCGCAAACAAGCTAAGGTAGAACGTGACCTGCGCCGCCAATCCGCCAGTCATCTGCCCCCCGACGCCCTGAAAGAATTGGAAGAACAATTGGCCCAGGAAAGCGTAACCCGCTCATTCGCTCTCAAGGACCTCACCCGCGCCTGGAAAGAGAAAGTAGCCCGCCTCCGGGAGGAATTACGTAGGCTGCAGGATATGATCACCCAACTCAAGTTGGAGCGGAAAAATATGTCCAACGACCTCCAGGCTCGCATCTTCCAGCAGTACCGATTTCTGGATGCGAACGGAGCCGTACGTGACCTGCTGGACATCTTCGGCGAAACGGTATTCAAAATCCCACCCGCCGGTGCCGGGGAATGCGCGGCACCCAAGCTTCTGCAGTACGCCTACCTTCACGGACTCCAACCCATCGTGATGGCCGAATTTTGGTGGGGTAAATCGCCAAAGTCCGCCGTCCGGAAGCACGGTCGTTACTATCCGGCCTGCCGGGGGAAGTGCCTGCCCATCCTCACTCACATGCTGGTTGGTCTCGATGTGGATCCCAATCCCATGGCCGAAAACCCCGCCGCTGGTAAGGACTTGCCCGTCGTTTACGAGGACGACGACTTGCTCATCGTCAACAAGCCCGCCGGCTTCCTGTCCGTGCCCGGTAAGTTGATTGAAGACTCCGTCCAGAGCCGGATGGAACAACGTTTCCCCGAAGCCCGCAACCACCTCATCGTCCACCGCCTGGACATGAGCACGAGTGGATTGTTGTTGCTCACCAAGAAAAAGGAGATCCACCTGAAACTCCAGCAGCAGTTCTTCAAACGCTCCATCAAAAAGCGTTACGTGGCCTTGCTGGAGTCCGTTCCGGCGCAAACAGAAGGCTTCATCGACTTGCCCCTCGCCGGGGATTTCGAAGACCGGCCCCGCCAGATTGTCGACTTCGAAAATGGTAAAACTAGCCGGACCCGCTTCGCCGTGACGGAAGTCCTCCACGACGGCCGGGCCCGCGTTAACCTCTGGCCCCTCACCGGTCGGACCCACCAGTTGCGCGTCCACTGCGCCCACTATAAAGGACTGAACGCTGCCATCGTCGGCGACGAACTTTACGGCGTAATTGGCGGCCGGCTCTGCCTCCACGCCGAGGAACTCTCCTTTGTCCACCCCGGCACCGGCGAAGAAATGACCTTCCTCGAACCGGCGGAGTTTTAG
- a CDS encoding ATP-dependent helicase yields the protein MNPDPKNDALRKHYYRRLLAIRDNAAFDAEDRVRALKLLHLDQFEQATKDDNFNFSTTYARISYAAHKYGINPRHIFQERKFRTRKMQDLPTAERGKNIFTGFRVAIELTRALFGGSVPEEWTNYLDTPYPFQYARPEVKAFLPFLRVVAVDFDEEEETLTVKEEARPERTYVIPFGSEEVTNKMVGEALAIVRKVCGVPVTLNLINTQLRAGAALYPEQIVVHPDYLVDVTSVAESFDGQSSYQPWTAMAKKFLPYEQKLPLMRGNLVNYFLDKLVENPDVTFKQLIETIFQIQPLGLCLYEDHDIRKLLEDLKHHYLSVRKFVKESLAGINVQRENILLEPSFLSPTYGVQGRLDVLQTAAEEGGQTTIVELKTSKPWKQNKHKINHTNYIQTLLYDLMVNKALGKGANVSSYILYSIDYDNGLKYAPPEKFQKLEAIAARNKLIGVEMLVAKLGTDPDDDLARATTKLIGRLRPALFPNMSGFSLRDHNHVLEIFATLSDLEKRYFGAYLGFIAREQQLSKTGEQGLDGINGLASLWLDTRDEKIERFELLDGLRFDHYNPDGATLTLRRPEADERLVKFRKGDLVALYATAEQTASREDAVRSQVHKGSILSVSPTTVELRLRSQQLNDRSYRGDGYWSIEKDILDSSFRNHYKGLFTWATAGQQLRNQWLGLEAPRPSEPLPDPIADSLTDEQNKILQKIIPAEDYFLLWGPPGTGKTSKMLHHLVKYLLDNTQESLLLVAYTNRAVDEICESIECILTPEGEPFTNYIRIGSSLGAGEAFRDRLLSSRSAAVTRRSELRGMIESTRIFVSTVASVAGKNDLFQLKQFDRIIVDEASQILEPLLAGLLPRAKKALLIGDHKQLPAVVQQGEFGTAVRDEKLRGIGLKSLGNSLFERLYLTAKEKGWDWAYDQLSHQGRMHQDIMAYPAAHFYQGGLRILPDNIGHSLTQQLPLALSCAPDLPVGDIQRRLTESRFLFIPTDRDVDNPDPKVNSHEAKMMVSLIRQFTALYAGTDQPIQPDDIGIITPYRAQIAHIRRALHEADLNADHYQVDTVERYQGGAKRIILISLCTNEDNQINMLSQLSDEGVDRKLNVAITRAKEHLVMVGCPDVLRQSVVYSHLLNYLEG from the coding sequence ATGAACCCCGACCCCAAGAATGATGCCCTCCGCAAACACTACTACCGTCGCCTGCTGGCCATCCGGGACAACGCGGCGTTCGATGCGGAAGACCGCGTCCGCGCGCTCAAGTTGCTGCACCTCGATCAGTTTGAGCAAGCGACGAAGGACGACAACTTTAATTTCTCCACGACCTACGCCCGGATCTCCTACGCGGCGCATAAGTACGGCATCAATCCCCGGCACATCTTTCAGGAGCGGAAGTTCCGGACCCGCAAGATGCAGGACCTACCGACCGCCGAACGGGGCAAGAATATTTTTACCGGTTTCCGCGTCGCCATTGAACTGACGCGGGCGCTCTTCGGCGGGTCGGTACCGGAGGAGTGGACGAATTACCTCGACACCCCCTACCCTTTCCAGTACGCACGCCCGGAAGTAAAGGCCTTCCTTCCCTTCCTCCGGGTGGTCGCCGTTGACTTTGATGAGGAGGAAGAGACCCTGACCGTCAAGGAAGAAGCCCGGCCGGAACGGACCTACGTCATCCCCTTTGGCAGCGAAGAAGTGACCAATAAAATGGTGGGGGAAGCCCTCGCCATTGTCCGCAAAGTCTGTGGGGTACCGGTCACGCTGAACCTCATCAACACCCAGCTGCGGGCCGGTGCGGCGCTGTACCCGGAGCAAATTGTCGTCCACCCGGACTACCTGGTGGACGTCACTTCCGTCGCAGAGTCCTTCGACGGGCAGTCCTCCTACCAGCCCTGGACGGCGATGGCCAAGAAGTTCCTCCCCTACGAGCAGAAGCTACCCCTGATGCGGGGAAACCTCGTAAACTACTTCCTGGATAAACTGGTCGAAAATCCGGACGTGACCTTTAAACAGCTCATCGAGACCATCTTCCAAATCCAGCCCCTCGGGCTCTGCCTGTACGAAGACCACGACATCCGCAAGCTGCTGGAGGACCTTAAGCACCACTATCTTTCCGTCCGCAAGTTCGTGAAGGAAAGTCTGGCCGGTATCAACGTGCAACGGGAGAATATCCTGCTGGAACCTTCCTTCCTCAGCCCGACGTACGGGGTGCAGGGGCGACTTGACGTCCTGCAGACGGCTGCTGAAGAAGGCGGGCAAACTACCATTGTCGAGCTGAAGACCAGCAAGCCCTGGAAGCAGAACAAGCACAAGATCAACCACACCAATTACATCCAGACGCTGCTCTACGATCTGATGGTGAACAAGGCCCTGGGCAAGGGGGCCAACGTGAGTAGTTACATCCTCTACAGTATTGATTACGACAACGGCCTGAAGTACGCCCCACCGGAAAAGTTCCAAAAACTGGAGGCCATCGCCGCCCGCAACAAGCTCATCGGCGTCGAGATGCTCGTCGCCAAACTCGGTACGGACCCCGACGACGATCTCGCCCGGGCCACCACCAAACTCATCGGTCGCTTACGGCCCGCCCTCTTTCCCAACATGAGTGGCTTCTCCCTGCGGGACCACAACCACGTACTGGAGATCTTTGCTACCCTATCCGACCTGGAGAAGCGCTACTTCGGTGCCTATCTCGGCTTCATCGCCCGGGAGCAACAGCTTTCCAAAACCGGTGAGCAAGGGCTGGATGGCATCAACGGCCTAGCCTCCCTCTGGCTCGATACCCGCGACGAAAAGATCGAGCGTTTCGAACTGCTGGACGGACTACGCTTCGACCATTATAATCCGGATGGCGCTACCCTTACGCTGCGGCGCCCGGAGGCGGATGAACGCCTCGTCAAGTTCAGAAAAGGTGACCTCGTCGCCCTCTACGCCACCGCCGAGCAAACGGCGAGTCGGGAGGACGCCGTGCGGTCGCAGGTCCACAAGGGTTCCATTCTCTCGGTTTCGCCGACCACGGTAGAGCTCCGCCTCCGCAGCCAGCAACTCAACGACCGGAGTTACCGGGGAGACGGCTACTGGAGTATCGAAAAGGACATCCTCGACAGCAGTTTCCGCAACCACTATAAAGGTCTCTTCACCTGGGCGACGGCGGGGCAACAGCTCCGTAACCAGTGGCTGGGGTTGGAAGCCCCCCGCCCCTCCGAACCCCTCCCCGATCCCATCGCGGATAGCCTGACCGACGAGCAAAATAAGATCCTGCAAAAGATCATTCCTGCCGAGGACTACTTCCTACTGTGGGGGCCTCCGGGTACGGGAAAGACGAGCAAAATGCTCCACCACCTTGTCAAGTATCTGCTAGATAATACCCAGGAAAGTCTCCTCCTCGTAGCCTACACCAACCGGGCCGTCGACGAGATCTGCGAGAGCATCGAATGCATCCTTACGCCGGAGGGTGAGCCCTTCACCAACTATATCCGAATCGGCAGTTCGTTGGGGGCTGGCGAGGCTTTCCGCGACCGTTTATTGAGTTCGCGGTCAGCAGCCGTAACGCGGCGCTCCGAGTTACGGGGCATGATCGAATCCACCCGCATTTTCGTGAGTACTGTGGCTAGTGTGGCCGGAAAAAACGATCTCTTCCAACTCAAGCAATTCGACCGGATCATCGTGGATGAAGCCAGTCAGATCCTGGAGCCATTGCTCGCTGGCCTACTCCCCCGCGCCAAAAAGGCGCTTCTCATCGGCGACCACAAACAGTTGCCGGCCGTCGTGCAACAGGGAGAATTCGGCACTGCCGTTCGCGACGAAAAACTTCGCGGCATCGGGCTCAAGAGCCTGGGTAATTCTCTCTTCGAACGCCTCTACCTCACCGCCAAGGAAAAAGGTTGGGATTGGGCCTACGACCAACTCAGCCACCAGGGGCGGATGCACCAGGACATCATGGCCTACCCCGCCGCCCATTTCTACCAGGGCGGGCTGCGGATCCTACCGGATAATATTGGCCATTCGCTGACTCAGCAACTCCCGCTCGCCCTCAGCTGCGCGCCGGATCTACCGGTGGGTGATATCCAGCGCCGGCTCACCGAAAGCCGTTTTCTGTTCATCCCTACGGACCGGGATGTGGACAATCCGGACCCGAAAGTCAATAGCCACGAGGCGAAAATGATGGTCTCGCTCATCCGCCAGTTCACCGCTTTGTACGCCGGCACCGACCAACCCATTCAGCCGGACGACATCGGCATCATCACTCCCTACCGGGCCCAGATTGCGCACATCCGCCGTGCCCTCCACGAAGCAGATCTAAACGCGGATCATTACCAGGTAGATACGGTGGAGCGGTACCAGGGGGGCGCTAAGCGCATCATCCTCATCTCCCTATGCACGAACGAGGATAATCAGATCAACATGCTTTCCCAGCTCAGCGATGAGGGGGTGGACCGAAAGCTGAACGTGGCCATCACGCGGGCGAAGGAGCATTTGGTGATGGTGGGGTGCCCGGATGTGTTGCGGCAGAGTGTGGTGTACTCACACTTGTTAAATTACTTGGAGGGTTGA
- the rfbD gene encoding dTDP-4-dehydrorhamnose reductase produces the protein MKRIMICGGGGQLGQKLIGAARAFPDDDLRIFSYNRSTLDITKPADLRAALDEAKPDVCFNAAAYTAVDRAEAEAAKCRAVNVDGAARLASACYGRNIGFVHFSTDYVYDDGYNRPLREGDRTLGTSVYARTKLEGENAVMKEHPDAYIIRTSWVYAEYGHNFVRTMLRLGKERESLGIVSDQIGSPTYAADLAAAAIKLAESKAEPGVYNFSNSGVASWYDLAHAVFEISGTDCHLNPIRTEQYPTPAKRPSYSVLDTTKIAEITGPPRNWREALKECLVKLETL, from the coding sequence ATGAAAAGAATTATGATCTGCGGCGGCGGCGGCCAACTCGGCCAAAAACTCATCGGTGCCGCCCGCGCTTTTCCGGATGACGACCTCCGCATTTTCTCCTACAACCGCTCCACGCTCGACATCACCAAACCGGCCGACCTCCGTGCCGCCCTCGACGAAGCTAAACCCGATGTCTGTTTCAACGCCGCTGCCTACACGGCCGTCGACCGCGCCGAAGCGGAGGCCGCCAAGTGCCGCGCCGTCAACGTGGATGGCGCCGCCAGATTAGCCTCCGCCTGCTACGGTCGCAACATCGGCTTTGTCCACTTCAGTACGGATTACGTTTACGATGACGGTTACAACCGCCCCCTCCGCGAAGGCGACCGCACGTTGGGTACCAGCGTCTACGCCCGCACCAAACTGGAAGGGGAGAACGCCGTAATGAAGGAACACCCCGACGCCTACATCATCCGCACCAGTTGGGTCTACGCCGAATACGGCCACAATTTCGTCCGGACGATGCTCCGCCTCGGCAAGGAAAGAGAATCCCTCGGCATCGTGTCCGACCAGATCGGCAGCCCCACCTACGCGGCCGATCTCGCCGCGGCCGCCATCAAATTAGCGGAATCGAAAGCCGAACCCGGCGTCTACAACTTCTCCAACAGCGGCGTCGCGAGCTGGTACGATCTGGCCCACGCCGTCTTCGAAATATCCGGCACGGATTGCCACCTCAACCCCATCCGTACCGAACAGTACCCCACGCCGGCAAAACGCCCCAGCTACTCGGTACTCGATACCACGAAGATTGCGGAGATCACTGGTCCACCGAGAAATTGGCGGGAGGCTCTAAAAGAATGTTTGGTAAAGTTGGAAACGCTGTAG
- a CDS encoding NUDIX hydrolase, producing the protein MKNPWTTLTTTVPYDNPWISVEHNEVLNPAGNPGIYGVVRFKNQAIGIVPIDEDGYTYLVGQYRFATGRYEWEIPEGGCPVGTDPLATAQRELKEETGLVAEHWTQLMDFYLSNSVTDEYGVAYVARGLRQEAAEPEDTEELKLKRVPLQEAIDMTLDGRIKDALSVLALQRVGLLGARPI; encoded by the coding sequence ATGAAGAACCCCTGGACTACCCTAACCACCACCGTCCCCTACGACAACCCCTGGATCTCCGTCGAGCACAACGAAGTACTCAACCCCGCTGGTAACCCCGGCATCTACGGCGTAGTCCGCTTCAAGAACCAGGCCATCGGCATCGTCCCGATCGACGAGGATGGCTACACCTACCTCGTCGGCCAGTACCGCTTTGCGACGGGCCGCTACGAATGGGAGATCCCCGAAGGTGGCTGCCCCGTCGGTACGGACCCGCTCGCCACCGCCCAACGCGAACTAAAAGAAGAAACAGGCCTCGTCGCCGAGCATTGGACGCAACTGATGGACTTCTACCTCAGCAACAGCGTCACGGACGAATACGGCGTCGCCTACGTAGCCCGCGGCCTCCGCCAGGAAGCAGCCGAACCCGAGGACACGGAGGAATTAAAACTAAAGCGAGTACCCCTCCAAGAAGCCATCGACATGACCCTGGACGGGCGGATTAAGGATGCGTTGAGTGTGTTGGCTTTGCAAAGGGTGGGGTTGTTGGGTGCAAGGCCAATCTAA
- a CDS encoding DUF3810 family protein, giving the protein MTLRRYAPSALLLVLLLLRWLLPAAAIEAVYSRGFFVAFRSVWDYTLPLLPIPLFYVFWLAVILFLALSLVRWKKARKAGRPAWKPLGVRLWNAVALLICVFLLAWGFNYGRLPAEEQIGFERYQPTLEELRTRVHTEAAELAQLRSRISSDTSALEATTLPTDLESRVRALMQDAFTQHGYPAPGKPRARQLKPQGILLRWSTAGVYWPWAGEANIDAGLYHLQKPAVMAHEFAHAYGIGGEGACTFWAWLGGKEAQDPYLAYAFKLAYWRQIAGRLRQAEPDAYTTWRAKNLDPGIRNDLAAIYANGAKYQDIAPVVRDLTYDAYLRTQGVHGGIANYGTVVQMVEGYRRKE; this is encoded by the coding sequence GTGACCCTCCGCCGGTACGCCCCGTCCGCCCTCCTTCTCGTCTTGCTATTACTGCGTTGGCTCCTTCCCGCGGCTGCCATCGAGGCGGTTTATAGCCGCGGCTTTTTCGTCGCGTTTCGGTCGGTTTGGGATTACACTTTGCCCCTGTTACCCATCCCCCTCTTCTACGTTTTTTGGCTGGCCGTCATTCTTTTTTTGGCGCTGTCGCTGGTGCGATGGAAGAAGGCAAGAAAGGCCGGAAGACCCGCCTGGAAGCCACTGGGTGTCCGTCTGTGGAATGCGGTAGCCCTGTTGATCTGCGTATTCCTGTTGGCCTGGGGATTCAATTACGGTCGATTGCCGGCAGAGGAACAAATTGGTTTCGAACGGTACCAACCAACCTTGGAGGAGCTCCGCACCCGCGTCCACACGGAAGCCGCCGAACTCGCTCAACTGAGGTCCCGGATATCCAGCGACACTTCTGCGCTGGAGGCAACCACCTTACCCACTGACCTGGAATCCCGCGTCCGCGCCCTGATGCAAGACGCGTTTACACAACACGGCTACCCCGCACCGGGTAAACCCCGCGCCCGACAACTGAAACCGCAAGGCATTTTGCTCCGCTGGAGTACCGCCGGCGTCTACTGGCCCTGGGCCGGCGAGGCCAACATCGATGCCGGTCTTTACCACCTGCAAAAGCCCGCCGTGATGGCCCACGAATTCGCCCACGCCTACGGGATAGGTGGCGAAGGCGCCTGCACCTTCTGGGCCTGGCTGGGCGGCAAAGAAGCGCAGGACCCCTACCTCGCCTACGCCTTCAAATTGGCCTACTGGCGCCAGATCGCCGGCCGCCTCCGCCAGGCCGAACCCGACGCCTACACCACCTGGCGCGCCAAAAATCTGGACCCTGGCATCCGCAACGACCTCGCCGCGATCTACGCCAATGGCGCGAAGTACCAAGACATCGCCCCCGTCGTCCGCGACCTCACCTACGACGCTTACCTCCGCACCCAGGGCGTGCACGGCGGCATTGCGAATTACGGGACGGTGGTGCAGATGGTGGAGGGCTACCGGAGAAAGGAGTAG
- a CDS encoding DUF6851 domain-containing protein — translation MFNSTLRLSFTAILLALFLAPAAAQTDHSVARQWNEQVLEAIRNDFARPTVHARNLYHISAAMYDCWSLVHKSGTPALLNNDVLPIDYWLVPDYGDVDAAADEAVSFAAYRILRHRYIDSPGGRETVNSANALMLFLGYNPGNTSMDYRSGDPAALGNYVAEQIISFGLSDGANEANQYANLRYPAPFNPPLQFTNVFSIFQLMDPTRWQSLQFPGTVVDQSGNVISGGPLDFLSAEWGEVTPFAMGPDDRRRVNPDNQFGSSYIYHDPGPPALFTRQDTNGLEEYRWNFSKVLHWSSHLDPTDGVMWDISPGARGNLQRDFPTTFAEYRAFYLPEGGVAGSNGHDVNPVTGQPYPPNVVPRGDYARVLAEFWADGPDSETPPGHWFDIFNGVMDHPLFERKLYGQGAELPALEYDVKAYLTLGGAMHDAAISAWSIKGAYDYIRPISAIRWMASNGQCTDPDGANYSIFGFNLQEGLVEPLTAPGELQNSSLLAQVQARGWIGPDAISDPATDVAGVAWINPTLWYPYQRPNFVTPSFAGYVSGHSTFSAAAASVLEEVTGSAYFPGGVGEFIAEKDSFLVFEQGPSVTVKLQWATYRDAANETSLSRIWGGIHPPVDDAPGRRVGLIVADDAIEFARDLFAEPITNVGEPTEEKEAFTVYPNPVTSGDFIRLRAGDESIARNVNVDLFNAVGKRVRSSVMSTAGTLSTEGLAAGMYILSIEGEVAVKVIVR, via the coding sequence ATGTTTAATTCTACTCTTCGTTTGTCGTTTACGGCGATACTGCTTGCCCTTTTCCTGGCACCCGCGGCAGCGCAAACTGATCATTCAGTGGCGCGGCAGTGGAACGAGCAGGTGTTGGAGGCAATCCGGAATGATTTTGCGCGGCCGACGGTGCACGCGCGGAATTTGTACCACATCTCGGCGGCGATGTATGACTGTTGGAGTTTGGTGCACAAGAGTGGCACGCCGGCGCTGCTGAATAACGATGTTTTGCCGATCGATTACTGGTTGGTGCCGGACTACGGGGACGTGGATGCTGCCGCGGACGAGGCCGTGAGTTTTGCGGCATACCGGATCCTGCGGCACCGATACATCGACTCACCTGGTGGGCGGGAGACGGTGAACAGCGCTAATGCCCTCATGCTCTTTTTGGGGTATAACCCGGGCAATACGAGTATGGATTATCGTTCCGGCGACCCCGCCGCGCTCGGTAATTACGTGGCGGAACAGATCATTTCTTTCGGCCTGAGTGACGGCGCCAACGAGGCGAACCAGTACGCGAATTTGCGCTACCCCGCTCCTTTCAATCCGCCGCTACAATTCACGAATGTGTTCTCGATTTTTCAATTGATGGACCCGACGCGGTGGCAATCGCTGCAGTTTCCGGGGACGGTCGTCGACCAATCCGGCAACGTCATCAGTGGCGGGCCACTGGATTTTCTGAGTGCGGAATGGGGCGAAGTGACGCCCTTCGCGATGGGCCCGGACGATCGGCGGCGGGTGAACCCCGATAATCAATTTGGTTCCTCATACATCTACCACGACCCCGGGCCACCCGCGCTGTTTACGCGGCAGGACACGAACGGGCTGGAAGAATACCGCTGGAATTTCTCCAAAGTACTGCACTGGTCATCGCACCTGGACCCGACTGACGGCGTGATGTGGGACATCTCCCCCGGCGCTCGTGGCAACCTCCAGAGGGACTTCCCGACGACCTTTGCCGAGTACCGCGCTTTCTACCTGCCGGAAGGTGGCGTGGCGGGCTCGAACGGTCACGACGTAAATCCGGTGACGGGCCAGCCTTACCCGCCGAACGTCGTCCCGCGCGGCGATTACGCCCGGGTACTGGCGGAATTTTGGGCGGATGGACCCGACAGCGAAACCCCGCCCGGCCACTGGTTCGACATCTTTAACGGGGTGATGGACCACCCGCTCTTCGAACGCAAACTCTACGGCCAGGGCGCCGAATTACCCGCCCTGGAATACGACGTGAAAGCCTACCTCACACTGGGTGGCGCGATGCACGATGCGGCCATCAGCGCATGGTCCATTAAGGGCGCCTACGATTACATCCGGCCCATCTCCGCTATCCGATGGATGGCCAGCAACGGGCAGTGTACGGACCCGGACGGGGCCAACTACAGCATTTTTGGATTCAACCTGCAGGAGGGGTTGGTGGAACCTTTGACAGCTCCCGGCGAGCTACAAAACTCCAGCCTGTTGGCACAGGTGCAGGCGCGGGGCTGGATCGGTCCGGATGCCATTAGCGACCCGGCTACCGACGTTGCCGGCGTGGCTTGGATCAACCCTACCCTCTGGTACCCCTACCAACGGCCGAATTTCGTGACGCCCAGTTTTGCGGGCTACGTTTCCGGCCACTCAACCTTCAGCGCAGCGGCGGCCTCCGTACTGGAGGAGGTGACTGGTTCGGCTTACTTCCCCGGTGGCGTGGGTGAATTCATCGCGGAGAAAGATTCCTTCCTCGTATTTGAGCAGGGACCGAGCGTGACGGTGAAGTTGCAATGGGCGACCTACCGCGACGCCGCGAACGAGACTTCCCTAAGCCGCATCTGGGGTGGCATCCACCCGCCGGTCGACGATGCGCCGGGCCGCCGCGTTGGACTAATCGTAGCGGACGACGCGATTGAGTTTGCGCGGGACTTGTTTGCGGAACCGATTACGAACGTCGGGGAGCCAACTGAGGAGAAAGAGGCGTTTACCGTTTACCCTAATCCGGTGACGAGCGGAGACTTTATTCGTTTACGTGCTGGCGATGAGTCTATCGCCCGGAACGTCAATGTTGACCTGTTCAATGCGGTGGGTAAGCGAGTGCGAAGTTCGGTAATGAGTACGGCGGGGACGCTTTCTACTGAGGGGCTTGCTGCGGGGATGTATATCCTTAGTATTGAGGGGGAGGTGGCGGTTAAGGTTATAGTTAGGTAG
- the trxA gene encoding thioredoxin → MAFELTDANYQENVIDKGGVALVDFWAEWCGPCRMIGPVVEELATEYEGKALIGKVDVDENSELSAKYGVRSIPTILIIKDGEVVDKHVGVATKAALAEKIEAQLAAV, encoded by the coding sequence ATGGCTTTTGAACTAACCGACGCAAACTACCAGGAAAACGTAATCGATAAAGGCGGCGTAGCGCTCGTCGACTTCTGGGCGGAATGGTGTGGCCCCTGCCGCATGATCGGCCCCGTTGTTGAAGAACTCGCCACCGAATACGAAGGCAAAGCCCTCATCGGTAAGGTTGACGTCGACGAAAACTCCGAACTCAGCGCCAAGTACGGCGTACGCTCCATCCCCACCATCCTCATCATTAAGGACGGCGAAGTGGTGGACAAGCACGTAGGCGTAGCCACCAAGGCCGCCCTCGCGGAGAAGATCGAAGCCCAACTCGCGGCCGTCTAA